A genomic region of Numenius arquata chromosome 21, bNumArq3.hap1.1, whole genome shotgun sequence contains the following coding sequences:
- the YRDC gene encoding threonylcarbamoyl-AMP synthase, with translation MRRAALAGLARLAEGAPGPGLGLGRARGDRLLLPARPDPRGWREAVSAAAGALQAGGLVALPTDTVYGVACLAQDSGAVRSIYSLKGRNGAKPLAICLGDVDRLYRYCQVNVPEELLRDLLPGPVTLVLKRSEELNKDLNPFTSLVGVRIPNHPFVRELARACSGPLALTSANISCQASTLTVSEFQDLWPQLSLIIDGGPIGDVQSPECRLGSTVVDLSVSGKFTIIRPGCALMSTVEILRQKYGLTPEPS, from the exons ATGCGGCGCGCGGCGCTGGCGGGGCTGGCGCGTTTGGCGGAGggggcgccgggcccggggctgggCCTGGGCCGTGCCCGCGGCGACCGCCTGCTGCTgccggcccggcccgacccgcGGG GCTGGAGGGAGGCGGTGTCGGCCGCCGCGGGTGCCCTGCAGGCGGGTGGGCTGGTGGCGCTGCCCACCGACACGGTGTACGGCGTGGCCTGCCTGGCCCAGGACTCCGGCGCCGTGCGGAGCATCTACAGCCTGAAGGGGCGGAACGGGGCGAAGCCGCTGGCCATCTGCCTGGGGGACGTGGACCGGCTCTACAG GTACTGCCAGGTGAAcgtgcccgaggagctgctgcgggACCTGCTGCCGGGACCTGTCACCCTGGTCTTAAAGCGCTCGGAAGAACTCAATAAAGACTTGAATCCTTTCACATCG CTGGTGGGTGTTCGTATACCAAACCACCCTTTTGTTAGGGAGCTGGCACGAGCTTGCTCTGGACCATTGGCTTTAACAAGCGCTAACATCAGCTGCCAGGCGAGCACACTGACGGTATCG GAATTCCAAGACCTGTGGCCTCAGTTGTCCTTGATCATTGATGGAGGCCCGATAGGTGATGTCCAGAGCCCAGAGTGTCGTTTGGGGTCAACTGTGGTTGACTTGTCTGTGTCGGGGAAATTCACCATCATTCGTCCCGGCTG CGCACTGATGTCCACAGTGGAAATCCTGAGGCAGAAATACGGCCTGACACCGGAACCGTCGTGA